Proteins from a genomic interval of Kitasatospora herbaricolor:
- a CDS encoding class II aldolase/adducin family protein produces MSTALPSALAAVVGPVPEGVSLPMPPTFDSVVDERQYRKEQLAAGFRLFGRFGFSEGVAGHITVRDPENPQSFWVNPFGMSFQQIKASDLVLVDHEGTLLHGSRPVNRAAFVIHSQVHAARPDAIAAAHSHSLYGKAFSSLGVPLDPITQDACAFFEDHGLYTDYRGVVNEVEEGKRIGVALGGHKAVILQNHGLLTVGRSVAEAVWWFITMERSCQAQLLAMAAGTPRLIDRETALTTRAQIGSHLAGWFQARPLWDQITASDPDLFD; encoded by the coding sequence ATGAGCACCGCGTTGCCGTCCGCCCTGGCCGCCGTCGTCGGACCCGTTCCGGAGGGGGTCAGCCTGCCGATGCCGCCGACCTTCGACTCGGTGGTGGACGAACGCCAGTACCGCAAGGAACAACTCGCGGCCGGATTCCGGCTGTTCGGCCGCTTCGGGTTCTCCGAGGGGGTGGCCGGACACATCACCGTGCGCGACCCGGAGAACCCGCAGTCGTTCTGGGTGAATCCCTTCGGGATGAGCTTCCAGCAGATCAAGGCCTCCGACCTGGTCCTGGTCGACCACGAGGGCACCCTCCTGCACGGCAGCCGTCCGGTGAACCGCGCCGCCTTCGTCATCCACTCCCAGGTGCACGCCGCCCGCCCCGACGCGATCGCCGCCGCGCACTCCCACTCGCTGTACGGGAAGGCCTTCTCCAGCCTCGGCGTCCCGCTCGACCCGATCACCCAGGACGCCTGCGCCTTCTTCGAGGACCACGGCCTCTACACCGACTACCGGGGCGTGGTGAACGAGGTCGAGGAGGGCAAGCGGATCGGCGTCGCGCTCGGTGGCCACAAGGCCGTGATCCTGCAGAACCACGGTCTGCTCACCGTCGGCCGGTCGGTGGCGGAGGCCGTCTGGTGGTTCATCACCATGGAGCGGTCCTGCCAGGCCCAGCTGCTCGCGATGGCCGCCGGCACGCCCCGGCTGATCGACCGGGAGACCGCGCTGACCACCCGGGCCCAGATCGGCTCGCATCTCGCGGGCTGGTTCCAGGCCCGGCCGCTCTGGGACCAGATCACCGCCTCCGACCCGGACCTCTTCGACTGA